Below is a genomic region from Mustela lutreola isolate mMusLut2 chromosome 1, mMusLut2.pri, whole genome shotgun sequence.
CCAAGCCCCCAAGGCTCCTCCCCTGAGTTTAGAATCATTTTCTGCCCATCTTCCTTCCGGGGGACCCTGGGCATCAGGAGCACTGCTTGTGCCTAGGGACCTGGGTGAGGATGGGCCAATAGTTGCCCCCTTTCCTGCCACCTGGAGGGCCCCCCCCAGAGAATCCATGCTTGGCATCCTTGCCTAGCGACAGATGGGTAGACTGAAGCTGAGTCTCTGTTGCCCAGAGTGCCCCGGTCCTCACCTGGGCAGCTGGAGAAGTCAGGGTGAGGACTTCGGGGGCTTGAGCAAGCcagtgggctggggctgggccagtGCCGAGCCGGCCGGCGCCTGGTCCCACCGTTTCCATGGCAACCAGCTGTCAGGCCCGTGAAGCTCTGCAGACCATCCCCTCTCACCCGGTCTCCTGCGAGGGAGGGGGCTTTAGGCAGCATTCTGGGAAGGAGCCAAGTGTGATGAGGGGCCGCGAAGCCCCCTCCTCAGGAGTTCACTCCCCTTGGGTGGGCCTCAGGGGTCTTGCCCCATGTGCCCCATCACCAGGGTGGGCTGGGCTCAGCcacacagaggaaagaatatTGGCCCAAGAGTTGGCAAACCTGAGCTCAGATCCCTCTGGGGACTCAGTTTCCACTTCTGAGAGGTGGGGGGCAGCCCCATGCCTGGTCTGAGGATCCGGGGGGTGGCTACCGGATAGGAAACCGCTCTGGAAGGCAGACACTGGAGAGGGACATTCCACGCCTGGCTTTGGCGGGGGGAGCCTCTGGCAAGTACCCTCCCCTGCTCCTAGGCCCATGCTCACCTACCGCGTAGACGCCGACAAGGGCTTCAACTTCTCGGTGGGCGATGACGCGTTCGTGTGCCAGAAGAAGAACCACTTCCAGGTCACAGTGTACATCGGCCTGCTGGGCGAGCCCAAGTACGTCAAGACACCCGAAGGCCTCAAGCCCCTTGACTGCTTCTACCTGAAACTGCATGGAGTGAAGGCAGGTTTGGGAGCTCAGCGAGgatgggaggggagtggggggagccaggagtccTTGGGGGGAGTTGAAAGACCCCAAAGCAAAGCCCCCTTCCCAGCTGTGCTTCCTGATTCCTTCTCTGCCCAGTGATCCCAAGGCTACACCCCCAGcccagaccttgggatcatggcctgagctttaacccactgagcaccccaggcacccctgacactTGCCATTCTTCTAGAGCACCTGCTGCCTTCCCAGCAAAGCCCTGACTTCTGAGCTTAGCCCACAAAGGCCTTTGGGACGAACCCTTCCCTGCAGCTCTGCCATTGCTTGTGCCCCAGACCTGTTGTGCCCATTCACCACCCCTGCTCTCCTGAGGCAGCTCCCCTTCCCTGGGACACACGGAGACTGCCCATTCCACCCCTCCTCTCCGGGCAGACTGCTCCTTGGcctttctgttctctctgctgCAGTCCTTAGTCCTTGGGGACAACTGTCCTGAGGCTCTTCCCTGGGGTCTTTCTagcgcccctcccccaggagtgGTTGATTTGGAGCCCGTGAGCTCCCTGGGGGAACACGGCTGCCTGTGTTTCCTTCAGGGCAGGGATCCAGGCCGGACCTGGCCTTGGCGCAGCTCAGCCATCACTCATGGAGGGGCTGCAGGGacttgggagtgggagagggtctGGGGAGTGTGGGGCTTTGGGTGGGAGCGGGTATTGATGGAGGTCAGCTTGGGGGACGTGTGTGGAGGTGCGGGCCGTGTGTCCGTGGAAGGCGTGAGTGGGTGCGTGCGGAGCTGGGAGAGCAGGGTGACTGTCTGTGCCATCACTGATGGGAGGGCCATGCTTCCACTTCTGGGGGAGCTCCGGCTGGGCCAGGCCTGGGCTGAGCATCTAAAGGGAGGCAGAACCAGGCGGGGACCCTGGCCCAGATGGGTCACCCACCGGCCTTGGCTTCTCCCGCAGCTGGAGGCCCTGAACCAGTCGATCAATATCGAGCAGTCCCAGTCGGACCGGAGCAAGCGGCCCTTTAACCCTGTCACGTGAGTATCTGACCTTGGGGGTTGGGCGGTGGTTCTAGATGGGCTGGCCAGCCCTGGAGCTGGCCTGGGAGCCTAGGGGGCCATGGTACCTGCCTCCTACGCATTCCTGACTGCGGGCCTGGCTCTTCGaagccccctccccgcctcctgaGTCCCCGCTACTCCTCTGCAGGGTCAACCTACCCCCTGAGCAGGTCACGAAGGTGACCGTGGGGCGCCTGCACTTCAGCGAGACCACGGCCAACAACATGCGTAAGAAGGGCAAACCCAACCCCGACCAGAGGTGAGTGGGCTGCGCCCGGCCCCGCCAGGCCCTCCAGATctaagcaggaggggcaggaagacGCCGCCCACTGTCACAGTGTCCCACACACTGACCCATTGTACAGAAGAGACACCTGAGCCTCAAACCTAAGGCTAATGGACTTAGCAGCTCCCTGGGGTTCTAGCAGCGGGTCTTGGGGAGCTTCTGACTTTAGTGGGGACTCGGGTTCTTCCACTGGAGGCTAAGGTGTTAATGCCCTCTTCCCacgggggaggggtgctgggagCCTGGGCACTGTACCCCAGACATGGGATGGGGGCAGGTGGGGCAGGACCCTGGGTGCCTCTAAACCCCTGTGCACCCCAGGTACTTCATGCTGGTGGTGGCCCTCCAGGCCCACGCACAGAACCAGAACTACACGCTGGCTGCCCAGATCTCAGAACGCATCATCGTGAGGGTGAGGGCTCCCTCCTCCCAGGGGATCAAGAGCTGGGAAAAGCAGCACCCAGGAAAAGTACTGGGGTTCTGGGGAGACGGGAGCTAGAGTGCTGATCCTGCTGGGCCCTagctgggtgactttgggcaagttcccATCCTCTGAGCCACAGTGTCTCCTTCACAAGGGTGGAGGTGGACAAGGCCTGGGTAGCCTTCTGAGATCTTGCAAGGGACTGAAAGGTGCCATAGTGCCAGGGGCAGTTTAATTTGGGCGTGATGGGGTGAGGATCCTGGCCTGGAGCTAGAGGGGTGGCTGCATGGTTTCCCCTTTTGCCAGGTCACTGCAGGTCCCCCGTCCCCTGGGACTGATccaaccccacccccaatttGTGGTAGGCCTCCAACCCCGGCCAGTTTGAGAGTGACAGCGACGTGCTGTGGCAGCGGGCGCAGGTGCCCGACACTGTCTTCCACCATGGTCGTGTGGGCATCAACACGGACAGGCCTGATGAGGCGCTGGTCGTGCACGGCAACGTCAAGGTCATGGGCTCTCTCATGCACCCGTCGGACCTGCGGGCCAAGGAGCACGTgcaggaggtgggggcggggctgtGGATGAGGGGCAGGAccatgggggcagggagagctgcGTTCCCCGCAGGAGGGGCGGATGGCTTGTGGGGGCGGGGCCCATGGAGGGGCGGGGCTAGGTGGAAGGGCATGTTGGTGAGGGAGCCAGGTCCTAGATTTCTGCAGTCACTGGACCCTGGTGCTGCAAGGTCTCCGCCGCACTGCGGAGCCGAGGCTGCTTCCGTCTTGAGCTCCAGGGCCCACGTTGGCTGGGGAGGGGTTCAGTCTCGGTCCTGGTTCCCGCGCAGGTGGACACCACCGAGCAGCTGAAGAGGATCTCGCGCATGCGCCTGGTGCACTACAGATACAAGCCGGAGTTCGCCGCCACCGCGGGCATCGAGGCCACCGCGCCAGAGACGGGTAGGGACCGGCCTGCGCGGACTGGGGCTGGGGTCCAGGACCCGGCAACCTCGGTCCCCAGTCACCCCGCCCACTGTTGACCCCACTCCCAGGAACCCCTCCCCCTGACTCCCTGGAATTCTTACCCAGGGAATCCTTCCCTCTAGAAACCCGGCCCTCAGCCCTTGGAAAATTGGGCCCCCCGGGTGGCTACCCACCTTGACACCGGAAGTTTCAGAATCCTAGTCCCGGGATCCTGGGCTCCTTAGGTGAATCCTGCCTTTATCTCTGCCCACTTCCACTGGGATCCTTCCTCCCAGGAGTCCACCATTACTCCAGTTCGGGGAACCCCACACCGGAACTGGGGAACAGAGCCCCCTGCTCCAGAGCACCTTGGATCCCAAATCTCTGGTCCCCAGAATTTGGCCCTCCTCAAACTGGGCCCCCTCCTTACATGCTGGTTCTGTGGGTGTTCTCCACCCTTCCCCCTCCAACCCCCTAGGTGTCATcgcccaggaagtgaaggagatcCTGCCAGAGGCCGTGAAGGACACTGGAGATGTTGTCTTTGCCAATGGGAAAACCATAGAGAACTTCTTGGTGGTGAACAaggtgtgtgggggtgggaggatggggggggggcaggcaaggGCCGGGGTGGGGTCGGCTGGAGGGCGTTCCAACTCCAGCTTCGTTCAACTCCCGCGCAGAGGGTGAGGGCAACCCAGTCTTCACTCACGGTGTGTCCagagcctcctccccacccctcacggAAGGGGGTGAGCGTGAGCGTTCCAGGGCCCGGGGACTGGCGACACTCTGCTTGTGTGGTCCACAGCAAGAGGAAGCTCCCTGGGGGGTTATTTTCCTCCCCTTGGAAAGGAGGTTAAACATAGTCACTGCCTAGGGCTTCCCAGGTGGCTGTCGCAAAGCTTAAATGTGGCTTATGGTGAGGATGAAGTCCTGTGCTTTGGCTTGGGCTGAATAGTGAGGAGCCGAAGCCTGAGACCCCACGTTCATGAGATCGGAGAGGCCGGCACCTCCGAGTGACAGTGTTCTGACGGGGGTTAGGGGTGGGAAGCACAGTTCTGATGGGCCAGATGGCCCAAGCaacagggcagaggtgggggtgccGCTTGGAGGTAGACAGGGGGAGGCGGGGGCACTGGGGCTGGCCTGGGTAGGAAAGCGTGGAGGGCAACCCCCCCCACTCCCCGTCGCCCAGGGCTCCTGGGCACTGACCTTGCCCGTGGCCCCCGGCAGGAGCGCATCTTCATGGAGAACGTGGGGGCCGTGAAGGAGCTGTGCAAGCTCACCGACAACCTGGAGACGCGCATTGACGAGCTGGAGCGCTGGAGCCACAGGCTGGCCAGACTGCGGCGGCTGGACAGCCTCAAGTCCACCGGCAGCTCGGGCGCCTTCAGGTGCGGGCGTGGGCCAGGCAGGGGGACACCCCCTTCCCGGAGGCACCTCTGACCTTGGCCCTCTTGCTGCAGCCATGCGGGAAGCCAGTTCAGCCGAGCAGGCAGTGTCCCCCACAAGAAGAGGCCCCCCAAGGTGGCCAGCAAGGTGAGGCTGGTGCAGGGGGTAGGCAGGTTGGGCTGGGCCCTCCCTCTCCAGGCTTGCCGACCTCGAGGGCTCCTCTCTTCCAGCTCTGGAGCTCTCTGGccctgtttctccttcctctcctttcctctccccagcccccagcccccaccccccactgtagGAGTCAGTCGGCCttagcacccccacccccagcaaagcCCACACCAAGTGACATCATGGGCTCCCTAAGTCTGGGCCttttctgcttcttccccctttcctctcGGTCCTCAGCCATCTTCTGTGGTCCCAGACCAGGCCTGCATCAGCCAGCGCTTTCTTCAGGGAACCATCATCGCCCTGGTGGTGGTCATGGCCTTCAGGTGACTTGTGCTCTGGGCTCCAGGGGTGGCTGGCTGGGGGACTTGAGCTGCCCTTGGGGCCAggcctggaggaagaggaagatgtggCTGGGAGACGAGACCTGCCTGAGGtttcagggaggggagagggccgCCTCTTTCTGTTCTGTGGCCCTGGGACTGGGGAGACCCGTGGAGAGACATCACTCATTCCCGAGCCCAGCCCCTGGAGCCAAGGACCACAGACCCTGCCCAAGGGAGAGGGCCAGGACCGTGGCTCCAGCTCTAACCGTGGCCCTTTTTTGTGGCTCCCAGCGTGGTGTCCATGTCCACACTGTATGTGCTGAGCCTGCGCACTGAGGAGGACCTGGTAGAAACTGATGGGTATGTCCCTGGAGGCCTGGCTGCCGGCCAAGCTGCCAGGACAGGAGGGCTTTGGTGGGCAGCCTGGGGGCAGAGGAGCCGTGGAAGCTGTCTTCTCTGATAGGGACGGCACCTTGGCTCTCAGCCTGCTGGGGCttgcaggggtgggtgggaaggtcTCCCTGGAGGAGGGGCAGCCACGGTCCCCACTGAAGCCAACTTTTCTACTCAGTGCTCCTCGAGGTAGCTGGGCCTCTGCGAGTCAGGGGGCATCTGAGGGGCCCAGGTTGGAAGGGGGGAGTCGGTGGGGATGGAAGGCCAGGGCGGGACCCTGGGCTCTGTCTGCCCACTTCCACCTCAGCTCCAGGGCTCTCTCTGACcgtgtcttttctctctcctcccctgcacCTGTCcccctctttttcctctctgccGCCCCTTAGCTCTTTTGCCGTGTCCACTTCCTGTCTTCTGGCCCTGCTCCGGCCCCAGCACCCTGGGGGGAGCGAGGCCATGTGCCCATGGTACGTGTCTGGACCAAGTGCCCTCCCTCCTTacctctggctcctggctccctgccTCTTTTCCGCCATCCCTGTCCACCTCTCTGGGACTCCCAGGGCTCCCCGTCCAGGCTCTTGCAGTCCCTCTGAGCTcagcccacccctccccagcaggTCCAGCCAGAGCTTCGGGACCACCCAGCTCCGACAGTCCCCTGTGACCACTGGGGTGCCAGGCACACCACCCTCTCTGCTGCTGGGTGCGTGCCTGCCGTGGGTCtggagggtggggatgggggcagggagctgTGTTCTGGGAGGGGGCTCAGCTACCCACCTCTGGCTCATATAGCCTCTGGCTTCCTCAGTTACCACTGGCCTGACCAGCTCGGCCCCGGGTCCGGTCATCCCCACCTTGGACCTGTGCTCCAGCCACCCTTGCCCGGTCGTCTGCTGCTCCTCAGCCACTCCTAGCCCTACCGCAGCCCCTAGTCTTGGCCCCAGCTTTAAACCTGGCCACGGCCTCAGGCCCAGTCCCAGCCCCTCCACCAACAGCTCAGGTATGGCTCTCTCGGCTCTGGGGTTTGCGCTGAAGGGATTTTATAGGAGTCCAGAGAAAGGCCCCAAAGACTCATTGGGGGGAGGGTAGCCTGGAGCCCAGAATGAGGCTCTGGAGAAAGGTCGGTGGGTCTCCCTGAAGGAATAAAGAGGCAGATGGGGGGTCACCCAGAGTCTGGTGAAGTCCTGGAGAAAGCCAGACAGGAGGCAGCCAGGTCCCTCTTCTCAGTGTATCCCTCATTCTCCCCACAGGCCCCAGCCAGATGGCTTTGCTGCCCGTCACCAACATCAGAGCCAAGTCGTGGAGCCTGTCAGCCAATGGTATTGGCCACTCTAAGCATCCAAAGAGCTCAGAGCCTCTGGCCAGCCCTGCGGTCCCCTTCCCTGGAGGGCAGGGCAAAGCCAAGAACAGCCCCAGCCTTGGTCTCCACGGCCGGACCCGCCGAGGGGTCCCCCAGCCTGGCCTGAGCCCTGCTCAGCCCACTCAGGCCGGGGGCCAGCCAGGTACTTGCCCTACTCGTCCCCCCGCCACCGCCACCATGTCAGCTCAGCCAGTAAAGCTCACTGGTCTGGGCGCATCTCAGCCCGGTCGGCGGAAGGCCCGGCGCAGGACTGTCCACAGACATCTGCTGGGCATTGCAAAGTCCCGCCATCAGGCCAGGAGCCTATGTAGCTCTCCTTCTTCAGGGCTTACACATCCCTGCAAGGAAGGGATCATCCCCGTAGGTCAGAGGGGGAAACCGGAACTGGGTCGTGTGGCCGGGCAGCAGCAGACCTGGACTCCCACTCCACGTCTGCCTGATGCCAGGGCCCCGGATGTCACAGAGGAGGCCAGAGGCCTCCTGGGTTTCAGCCCAGTGGCTCTGCTCTTGGTAATGGGCCTCTTTATCAGCTTTCATTTGGTGGTTTTTgtggcttaaagaaaaaaaaaagctttgaaacTGTGACTTGCTGAGATTAAAGTACAAAGTGATAGGTAAACCCCACCGGGGGCTGCTCACTGGGCCAACCATTTCCGGGGCCGCTGCTCTGTGGCTGGCTCTGTACAGGGTGCTTGGGGTGATGCAGACAGACATGCCCTGACCCCAGAAGGCTCAGACACCTGAGAACACAGTAGTGTACTAGCGTGACGGGGCACTGAGGGGATGCACTAGCAACTTGGTGACTGGGGAGGGCACTTCATCCAGGCTGAGGTGGGGAGGTGATCAGGAAGGCCtctctggaggaggtgacattggaGCTGAGTCTCTGAAGGACCACAGGAGTTTGCCCGGAAGAGAAATGAGAAGGGTACCTTCCATCTTGTC
It encodes:
- the MYRF gene encoding myelin regulatory factor, whose amino-acid sequence is MACLSPICVLGSSPPQRHWAAWGPGKHPCDASWRASGDGHCRTLPGHGCAGHDINGALEPSNIDTSILEEYISKEDASDLCFPDISAPAGAASYPHGPPAIPGSSGGHHLSPPGGGPSPGRHGSLPAPSYSAPLNCNNNAMASAPKPFLGGSGPPIKAEPKAPYAPGTLPDSPPDSGSEAYSPQQVNDSHLLRTITPETLCHVGVPPRLEHPPPPPAHLPGPPPPPPPPPHYPVLPRDLYMKAEPPMPAYAAMGQGLVPSDLHHTQQSQMLHQLLQQHGAELPAHPSKKRKHSESPSNTLNAQMLNGMIKQEPGTAATLPPHPARAPSPPWPPQGPLSPGPGSLPLSIARVQTPPWHPPGAPSPGLLQDSDSLSGSYLDPNYQSIKWQPHQQNKWATLYDANYKELPMLTYRVDADKGFNFSVGDDAFVCQKKNHFQVTVYIGLLGEPKYVKTPEGLKPLDCFYLKLHGVKLEALNQSINIEQSQSDRSKRPFNPVTVNLPPEQVTKVTVGRLHFSETTANNMRKKGKPNPDQRYFMLVVALQAHAQNQNYTLAAQISERIIVRASNPGQFESDSDVLWQRAQVPDTVFHHGRVGINTDRPDEALVVHGNVKVMGSLMHPSDLRAKEHVQEVDTTEQLKRISRMRLVHYRYKPEFAATAGIEATAPETGVIAQEVKEILPEAVKDTGDVVFANGKTIENFLVVNKERIFMENVGAVKELCKLTDNLETRIDELERWSHRLARLRRLDSLKSTGSSGAFSHAGSQFSRAGSVPHKKRPPKVASKPSSVVPDQACISQRFLQGTIIALVVVMAFSVVSMSTLYVLSLRTEEDLVETDGSFAVSTSCLLALLRPQHPGGSEAMCPWSSQSFGTTQLRQSPVTTGVPGTPPSLLLVTTGLTSSAPGPVIPTLDLCSSHPCPVVCCSSATPSPTAAPSLGPSFKPGHGLRPSPSPSTNSSGPSQMALLPVTNIRAKSWSLSANGIGHSKHPKSSEPLASPAVPFPGGQGKAKNSPSLGLHGRTRRGVPQPGLSPAQPTQAGGQPASLLADPVPSLTSIQVLETSMPITSQYCAPGDACRPGNFTYRIPVSSSTPLHLSLTLQMNSSSPVSVALCSLMSKEEPCEEGGFPQSLHTHQDTQGTSHQWPVTILSFREFTYHFRVALLGQANCSAEAPVRPATDYYFHFYRLCD